One window from the genome of Nicotiana sylvestris chromosome 9, ASM39365v2, whole genome shotgun sequence encodes:
- the LOC138877653 gene encoding uncharacterized protein has translation MSNLTKLEFVVIDISGKNYMSRVLDVEIHLDAMGLTDTIKDKNQASYHDRAKAMIFLRHHLDEGLEMEYLTVKDPVILWNNLKDRYDHLKMVILPQARYDWTHLKLQDFKSITEQHNRLLIKNHESRPTGSCPFSEVNETNFHQAKRGRGRDPSRGQAVVVTTPVLPL, from the exons atgtcaaatcttactaaacttgaatttgtagtcATAGATATATCGGGCAAAAACTACATGTCTAGGGTGCTTGATgttgaaattcatcttgatgcgatgggtctgacagacaccatcaaagacaaaaatcaggcatcataccatgaccgtgccaaagcaatgatattcttacgccatcaccttgatgagggcctggaAATGGagtatcttactgttaaagatccagtcatactgtggaataatttgaaagatagatatgaccacctgaagatggtcattcttccacaggcacgatatgattggactcatctaaaaCTACAAGATTtcaaatctatca ccgagcaacataatcGGCTATTAATAAAAaaccatgaaagccgacctactggttcttgtccattctctgaagtgaatgagacgaacttccaccaagctaaacgtggaagaggtcgtgacCCTAGTCGTGGTCAGGCCGtggttgtcacgaccccggttctccctctgtga